One segment of Tenrec ecaudatus isolate mTenEca1 chromosome 1, mTenEca1.hap1, whole genome shotgun sequence DNA contains the following:
- the TLR5 gene encoding toll-like receptor 5, which translates to MGDHLELLFGVVLITGPALGISPCSFDRGVALYRFCNLTQVPHVPQTTKILLLSFNSIRTITPTSFPFLEQLQLLELGTQFTPLTIEKEAFRNLPNLTILDLGKSQMSFLHPDAFQGLPHLVELRLFYCGLSDTVLKDGYFRNLDSLARLDLSKNQIGSLHLHPSFRELNSLKSIDFSLNQVTSVCERELKPLQGKDLSFFSLASNNLYSRLSVDWAKCMNPFRNMALETLDVSSNGWAVDTVRNFSNAVQGSEIFSLVLSHHVMGSGFGFHNLKDPDQSTFAGLARSSVIKLDLSHGFIFSLNVRLFERLTELKVLNLAHNKINKIVEGAFYGLDRLQVLNLSHNLLGELYNSNFNGLPRVAYVDLRKNHIGIIQDQTFRSLGSLKTLDLRDNALKTIYFIPSIPNIYLGGNKLVKWSNISLVADFIQLAENRLENLADLYFLFQVPHLQILILNQNRLSLCSPSSAPTETLSLEQLFLGENMLQLAWETGFCWDVFKGLPRLQLLYLNNNHLSFLPPGVFSSLTALRILYLNFNRLTSLSPGDFPAQLELLDVSWNQLLSPDPTVFASLRVVDLTHNQFICACELSTFISWLNQTNVTLLGSPADRYCMFPEAIAGVPLDSLSMEGCDEEKALQSLKWSLFISVTVMLTLFLMTSLVVAKCRGVCFICYQRAQRLLFGDSAQSLERDRYKYDAYLCFSSKDFEWVQSALLVRLDVQYSDQNRFSLCFEERDFVPGENHVVNIQDAVWSSRKIVCLVSRHFLRDGWCLEAFSYAQSRCLSDLHSALIMVVVGSLSQFQLMRHQPLRGFVQKQQYLRWPADMQDVDWFLNKLSREILKKEKKQKRENSIPLQTVATIS; encoded by the coding sequence ATGGGAGACCACCTCGAACTCCTCTTCGGAGTGGTGCTCATCACCGGTCCCGCGCTTGGCATCTCTCCCTGCTCCTTTGATCGTGGGGTAGCCTTATACCGTTTCTGCAACCTCACCCAAGTTCCCCACGTCCCTCAAACCACGAAGATCCTCCTCCTGAGCTTCAACTCGATCAGGACCATCACACCCACGTCCTTCCCCTTCTTGGAGCAGCTGCAGCTGCTAGAACTTGGGACCCAGTTTACACCCTTGACTATTGAAAAAGAGGCCTTCCGAAACCTGCCCAACCTTACCATCTTGGATCTGGGCAAAAGTCAGATGAGCTTCTTGCATCCGGATGCTTTCCAGGGACTGCCGCATCTTGTTGAACTTCGACTGTTTTACTGCGGCCTCTCGGACACTGTGTTGAAAGATGGCTATTTCAGAAATTTAGACTCCTTAGCTCGCCTGGACCTATCCAAAAACCAGATTGGTAGCCTTCACCTCCATCCTTCCTTCCGAGAGTTGAATTCCTTGAAGTCCATAGACTTTTCCCTCAACCAAGTCACTTCGGTGTGCGAGAGGGAGCTCAAGCCCCTGCAAGGCAAGGATCTCTCCTTCTTCAGCCTCGCATCTAACAACCTGTACAGCAGGCTCTCGGTGGACTGGGCCAAGTGCATGAACCCATTCAGAAATATGGCCCTGGAGACCCTCGATGTTTCTAGCAATGGCTGGGCAGTGGACACCGTGAGAAACTTTAGCAATGCCGTCCAGGGAAGCGAGATTTTCTCTCTGGTTCTTTCCCACCACGTCATGGGCTCAGGGTTTGGCTTCCATAACCTCAAGGACCCTGACCAGAGCACGTTCGCCGGCCTGGCCAGGAGTTCGGTGATCAAACTAGACCTTTCACATGGATTCATCTTCTCCCTGAACGTCCGGCTCTTTGAGCGCCTCACGGAGTTGAAAGTCCTAAACCTGGCCCACAACAAGATCAACAAGATTGTAGAAGGAGCCTTTTATGGACTTGACAGACTCCAAGTTCTCAATCTGTCACATAACCTTCTGGGGGAACTTTATAACTCAAATTTCAATGGACTTCCAAGAGTGGCCTATGTTGACCTAAGGAAGAACCACATTGGGATCATCCAGGACCAAACATTCAGGTCCCTGGGAAGTTTAAAGACTCTGGATCTCCGTGATAATGCTCTGAAAACCATCTATTTTATTCCCAGCATACCTAATATCTACTTGGGTGGCAATAAGCTCGTGAAGTGGTCCAACATCAGCCTCGTGGCTGACTTCATCCAGTTAGCAGAGAACAGACTGGAAAATCTAGCTGACCTCTACTTTCTTTTCCAAGTGCCTCACCTGCAGATTCTCATCCTCAACCAAAATCGTCTTTCCTTGTGCAGCCCGAGCTCAGCCCCAACGGAGACCCTCAGCTTAGAGCAGCTCTTCCTTGGAGAAAACATGCTGCAACTTGCCTGGGAAACGGGGTTCTGTTGGGATGTCTTCAAGGGGCTGCCTCGCCTCCAGTTGCTGTACTTGAACAACAACCACCTGAGTTTCCTGCCCCCAGGGGTGTTCAGTAGCCTGACCGCTCTGAGGATACTGTACCTCAACTTCAACCGGCTGACATCTCTTTCACCGGGTGATTTCCCGGCTCAGCTCGAGCTCCTGGACgtgtcctggaaccagctcctgtCTCCAGACCCCACTGTGTTTGCCTCACTCCGGGTGGTGGACCTAACGCATAACCAGTTCATCTGCGCGTGTGAACTGAGCACGTTTATCAGCTGGCTCAATCAGACGAATGTCACACTGCTGGGGTCTCCCGCAGACAGATACTGCATGTTCCCCGAGGCAATTGCTGGGGTCCCCCTTGACTCTCTTTCCATGGAGGGGTGTGACGAAGAGAAAGCCTTACAGTCCCTGAAGTGGTCCCTTTTCATCTCTGTCACCGTGATGTTGACGCTCTTCCTCATGACCAGCCTCGTGGTCGCAAAGTGCCGGGGCGTTTGCTTCATATGTTACCAGAGGGCCCAGAGACTGCTCTTCGGGGACTCCGCCCAGAGCCTGGAACGGGACAGGTACAAATATGATGCCTATTTGTGCTTCAGCAGCAAAGACTTTGAATGGGTGCAGTCTGCATTGCTCGTGCGCCTGGACGTTCAGTACAGTGACCAGAACAGGTTCAGCCTGTGCTTTGAAGAAAGGGACTTCGTTCCTGGGGAGAACCATGTAGTCAACATCCAGGACGCCGTGTGGAGCAGCCGGAAGATTGTGTGCCTTGTGAGCAGACACTTTCTCCGAGATGGGTGGTGCCTCGAAGCCTTCAGTTACGCCCAAAGCAGGTGCCTCTCCGACCTTCACAGCGCCCtcatcatggtggtggtggggtccctGTCCCAGTTCCAGCTGATGAGGCACCAGCCCCTCAGGGGGTTCGTCCAGAAGCAGCAGTACTTGAGGTGGCCTGCGGACATGCAGGACGTGGACTGGTTTCTCAATAAACTCTCCCGGGAGATACTCAAGAAAGAGAAGAAGCAGAAGAGAGAAAATAGTATCCCACTGCAAACGGTAGCAACCATCTCCTAG